The DNA segment CGCAGCTCCCtccttccagtccacagggacagTGGGTCTCGGTGGGACGTCCTGTCTCTGGGGGGGGCCATGCTGGGTGCCGGGGTGCTCCCCAGCCCCGCCGAGGCTCTGCCGGGCAGACCCCAGAGGCTGCGGGTGGCAGGTACCAGCTCAGGCATCGGGTTGGGGGTGGCgggggctccctggggacagggaggggggtggCACCTTGCCGAGCACCCCCCCCCGCAGGACCCTTGCGTGTTACTGGGGGGCTGCTCCAGGGGTTtggtgctggggggtggtggtggccctgTCCCTGACGTGAGGTGGCAGGGCAGGGTGCTGGCATGTCCCCATCGCTGGGGTGTTTTGATCCCAGTGCCCCCTCCTTCACCGTCACCCagaggtgtcggggggggggagtAGGGGGGAGCAGGCTCCTCTGTTCCCCCCCTAGGAACGCTGTAACCCCCTGGTTTGCTCACAGGGACCATCCTGGCAGGGAACTTggcagggagggggcacagaGGGTCTGGgagccccaggaggaggagggtgaggagtGGGGGAGTGTTCGTGTTCCACAAGCGTCATGAGTGGCCAGGTCTCAGCTTCCCTTTGCCAGGGGGGGTGTCTGGGTGGCCGGTGCCAGCCCTGGCATTGCCCTCCTTAAACCCCCCCCAGGACActctgtgctgctgtgggaggCCAGGGGAGGCAGCGGGACCCCCATACACAACCTGCACCGGGGGCCCTCATCTGtggtggggtggagatgggggggATGTGTTTCCCATGGCAACCGGTAGGGTTGCTAGGAGATGGCagcctggggttggggggggatacccacagccccccacccctATTTCACCCCCCCATGGCTTCCCCAGCCCCGGGCATGTTCCCCCCggccagagcatccctggggcagggggacatcCCCAAGGCAGGGGGGGGGGCAGTGCCGGGCATGCGGTACCAGAGCATCCCCGGGGGGGGTGACATCCCTGGGACCCCACCCAGGGGCCAGGTTAGGGTCAGGGTGGCCGTGAGAGGACACAGGCCAGAGGCCAGGCAAGCTGAGCTGGAGGGGACAAGGACACTGCCCAGTTTTGGTGGGGAACACACAGCGTAGAGACGGCTGCAGTTTGTGATGGGCTGGGGGTCctgaccccgtgtcccccccccccgcagccacccACGCCGTCAATGGGAACCCCGTGGTCCCACCGTTCCCAGAGGAGATGCAGACAGCGGTTTTCGGTGAGTGGTtcccctgtgccagggaaggggggggtcctGGCAGCcagcctcccccccctcccccccaaacccagctccccccctcccctgagcGAGGACagccagctgccccccccccaacctgtccCCCCACAGGCATGGGGTGCTTCTGGGGAGCGGAGCAGCTCTTCTGGAGGACACCAGGGGTCTTCTCCACCCAGGTGGGCTACACAGGAGGCTTCACCCCCAACCCCACCTACGAAGAAGTGCGCACAGGTAATGGGGGGGCTGCaacggggaccccccccagtgtcccccgcTGTGGGGTGATGTCCCCATCCAGCATCGCAGGGTGTCCCacagcccctgccttgccctggCCCAGGCTCCCGTGGGATGTTCTCTGGTGTCCATCGGATGCTGATCCTGCCTcgtcccccaccccagcccagacAGACGGATGGCTGCCCCCCAGTCCGGACAGACGGACAGCTGCCCCCCGGCTTAGCTGGAGAGACATTTTGCGGGGGATTAGCTGTCTGCAGGAACTCTTATCCTGGCTGCTGTCTCCAGCCGGGGATTTATCCCAGTGCAGGGTGGGCTCAGGCATCCCACCCCCACCAGGCAGCTGAGGAAGGGGGCttggggggtccgggggggtgagtgggtgctgcagcccctctgtatccagctccctccctccagcccctgcaaACGCTCCTGCTTTGCACAAGTGTCATGAATTTGACAGATCTCAGCTTCCAGCAGGTGCATTCATTGACCACCGATGGTGCCCCCCGCCATCCCGGGGCGGTGggaggatggcgggggggggcagggggccaCGGTGAGGGGCTGCCCCTGGTAGCGCTGGCTCTCACCACAGGGCTGACGGGGCACGCTGAGGTGGTGAGGGTCATCTTTGACCCCCAGAAGATCAGCTACGAGGAGCTTCTCAAACTCTTCTGGGAGAACCATGACCCAACACAAGGTAGGGACGAGACACGGGGGCCAGACGGTGGCCATGGGTcgtgctgcagccctggggcagcCGTGGACCCCCAGTCTGGTTGGGGGGGAGGtaaccccaaacccccccaacaGAGGGTCTTTGGCATCTCCATCCCTTGATGCCGGGTAGAAGGGGCTCATAGAGACTTCCCTCGCCAAccccctgtgcctcagtttccccatctcacCCTCCATGGGTGAAGGCACCGCACTGTGCCAGGTGGGGCCAGGGGgtgccccataaccccctcctgggtgctgccccccccccctccaggcaTGCGGCAGCAGGAGGACCTGGGCACCCAGTACCGCTCCGTCATCTTCACCCTGGGCCCCcaccagcaggcagctgccctccGCAGCAGGGCACTGTACCAGCAGGtaggtggggacatggggacacccccccagggacactgggatgcccctggggacaccagccaccttccccagccctggggcatgGGGCAAACCACTGCCCTGGCTATGCCATGCTGcggggcagtgggatgggggggtccATCCAGGCGCCCCCCCACCATGGGACTGTCCTAGGAGCTGAGGGAGCGGAGGCGGGGGGACATCACCACTGCCATCGAGCCGGCCGGTGACTTCTACTACGCCGAGGACCGTCACCAGCAGTACCTGCACAAGGTGCCTGGGGGCTCCTGTGACATGAAGGGCACCGGTGTCACCTGCCCCATCACACCCTGAAGGGGCCACTTGCTGTCCCCTGGCTTGTCCCCATGGCCCTGGCATTGCAGGCAGGGTGGGCACAGCAGCCAGCCCCGTAGGTCACGGCCAGCCCCACACATCACAGCTCCCACACTCCCCATTGCCCCCGTGTGATTAAAGACATCTGCCCCCCCGCCACCTTCTCCTGTCCAgtcccatgggtgctgctgggggctcttcggtgctgggggatgctgggatggggagggacccccATGGGCTCTGcgtgggggtggctctgccccaAGGTGGCCCCCCCCCCTGGTGCCACCAGTGCACCCAGTGCCCTGGTGGGGCAATGGGAGGGTGGTCTGGTCTGGGGGAGGGGGGTAAGGGTGGGGGCTGGTGGTCTAAGGGGCTGCTAGAACAAGAGGATGTGATGATCTGGGGGCGGTCAGggtccgtggagctggaggtctggggtggggaagggggtgggggggggggggggtgcgtatCCGTGGGGCTGGTGGTCCACGAGGAACCGTGTCTGTGGGGCTAGTGGGGTCTTGTCAATGGAGCTGACGGTCCGTGGGGCCGGCGGTTcctggggccgtgtcgggggtgCTGGCGGTCCGTGGGGACCCGTGTCCGTGGGGACCCGTGTCCgtggggccggcggcgggcagggggTGCATCCCCACGCTCTCCCGCCAGGGGGCAGTGTCGGGCCGTGCCCGCTCCCGCCCGCCAGGGGGCAGCGCGGCGCAGGCAGCGTGCGCGCCTACACGGTACATACGGTACGTACGGTACTTACGGTACAGGCGTGCGCACCTCAAAACGCGGCACATACGGTCTGGGCAGGTATGGGTGGCACACGGGGACAGAGGGCACATGGGTGTGTGCACGGGGGCGTGcagcacacatacatacacatacatatgtgcaCAGGGACATACAGCACACCCAGGTACCCACAACACACGTAGGTACATACATCACGCGGAGGGACCCCCTGTGGGGCTCCTGGCTTTGGGGGACACTCTGGGCCTCCCCTGTCACCCGTCCCCGGGCCAcatccctcctgtcccctgagtccccagggctgtgccccTGGCCCGGGTTCCCTCGCCCGGGCACTGCAGTGACAGTGACAATGGACAGTCCCTGTGATGGACGGGGTGCTGTGTGTCCCACGCTGGGTACCAATGGGTTAATGGCCACGATGAGCCCAGTTAGAGCCAAACTGGTGTGTGCTGGAGGTGGGGGTGAAAAGGGGGAGCAGCTGGGGGGCGGTGGAGGTGGCTGGAATGGGCAGGTAGACTGTGTCACCCCTGCGATGTCTGCGGGGTCCCCGTCTTCGGGGGTCCTGTCCCCCTTCCAGCAGCAGGCAGTCTTCATCCCCCACTTCTTATGGGTGGGGGGGATCCCAGTGGCCACGTCCCACCTTGTACTGGGCAGACTGGGCTttgctggggtgcagggacagggacatgggtGCAGGAAGCCCAGCTGTTCCCCCATCCTCCCAGTTTTCCCAGCAacaacccccctccccaacaccaAACCCTGTTCCCCCCCCAGATCCTCTTGGGGGGAGCAACGCCCTCTACCTGGGCACCCAgagcccctcccacccccaggggACGAGGACATCTGTGAGGCTCACCcgtccctcctccccctgcccagggaTGTGTCCTGGTCCCTTTGGCTCAGGGTTCCCCCTGGGTGGGGGTCCTAAGGTcacccccacccagcacccaggcagcctgtgggtccccaggcacccacccagcacccaggagCCCAAGCTGGGTCCGGCTGGGGACACTGCCCTGTCCCTAGGGAGGGACCGTGGCTGGAGACCATCTCACAGGAGATGTTTTGGGGGTGTCCTGATGTCCCGTCCCCCGCCAAGGCAGGGGGGTCCCCGtctcagtgtccccagtgcccctctTGCTCAGGCGGGTTTGGGGGCTGCGTTTGGTGGATTTACAGTGAAAAGGTTggcaagaaatgaaaataaagctgagccccccccaaaatgttGTCAAGGGTGAGTGAAAACAGAGACGCAGCTTTCGGGGGGGGGCGATGACAGGGCCCTGGGGAGTCCCTGGGTGCTGCAGGTGCCACACGCCAGGGACCTCCCGACCCCCCCCTTGGCCACCCAGCGCTGGCACCCCAGCTGGGTGCCCCCTCGAATTCCAGGGATGGGTGCCATCATGTCCCCATGAGCCCAGCCCGGCGTGGGGCTTGTCCCCAACCCCACggtgtgggggggaaggggaggtgggggggacgggatgggacacaggggacattttttttttttagaaagtgaaGTTCTCCGGGTCAACggagagtgaaaaaaataaataaaagcagagagaaagcgAGCGCAGGTCGGCTTCCGGCACCTGGCCCCGCAGCTGCCACCACGCCAGGCTTTGAAGAAGGAGTTGAAGAAGAACgaaagctggggacagggacagggacaggggacccTGGCCTTCAGCTTCGGTCCCAGCATCCTCCTCATCCGGCGGGATGTCGTGGGCACCCACGGTGGGGTTTCGTGGGGGGAGATGGCTGGGATGGGGGTGCCCAAATCTGAGGATTTGTGGGtcggtttatttttttttcatataaatccCCAGGTGCTGGAGTCAGGGGATGGCACCAGGAGAGGGGCTAAAGGACAGGGAAGCCCAGGGAGGTGTCCCTTGGGGTGATGTGCCTCCCCCcttccacccccacccaccccccccagcacccacagcccgggcagcctgcccaggggacaggaggtgacagccACATCTCCCCAGGGTTTGTCACTTAGGCTGTGATGGGCACGTGGGCTGGGATGTCCCAGGGGACGgatcctgtccccatgtccctgtccccactcctGTAGCCTGGATTGCACCCACCGGCTGctgctttgccccccccccccaccagctccaccatcacatctccctccatccccccccaaGGATTtattccctgcccccccccccgccccctccatcccctggggtgcaggatggggccAGGAGCATTGAACCCCCCCCAGAGGATGGTGGAATgttggattctctgatgtctgttGGGGTTGAGCCAGGTCTGAGCTGGGTATTTGTGTGTCCCTGCGTGGGGAGGCAGGAtctgtccccagggtgctggggggagggaatagggggggggacagagcttgggggggcggggggaagaaggTGCCCCGTCTCTGCAATAGGGACAAATCCAGGCTGGATTTTGGAgagggaggtggggtgggtggtgatgggggacgggggaggagatgggggacCATGGTGGATATGTGGCAGGGCTGtgttggggtgtccccccccccagcgacTGGGAGGCAGCATGGGGGGGGCTCCCACTGCTCTGAGGGGTTTGGAGGagcactgggacacactgggggggACAAGCCCCGTGTCCCCTCTTTTCTGGATGGGGCCCTGCAGGGATGCAGCttgaggagaggagatgggggggcCCTTCttgtcccacccccccccgccactgcCCCTCACCTGGCACCTGCTCCGGGCGGATGGAAACTCTGTGTCAGAGGAAGTGGGGAGGGGGACGCGCTCCtggccgtggcgggggggggacacccatcTGTCCCCCTCCTCAACGTCTGTGCCGAGGGGCCaaactgccccatccctggcacagcTGGCATGAGTTGGGCAGGTCTCAGCCCATCCCCATGGGGGTGGGTTCCCAGCAGAGGGCGGGGGGGGTACAACCCTCAAACCCCCCCCCACCTTTGCCCCACCGCTTTGCTGCCTGACACATTTCACCTGCTTAAAGCCAGCGTGGCCACACAATCCAAGGTCCCCTGGTGGGACAGTGGGGGGGAAAAGCTGGGTCTCCCCATCACCAAACCCCAGCACTgaccccctccctgcctcagtttccccactcaGGGTCTGAAAAGCggctgtttccccccccccgactccccaGCTGGAGCTACAGGGACATGGTCCAAGGCTGGAAAAATGTGGTCCAGCCCCGAACCTCCGCCAGCATCCGAATCCCACGGGGACGCTCGGATCCCATTCCGAGAAAGCGGGGTggcgggggcgcgggggccgGATGAGCGGGGAGGTCGGGGAGAGGATGCTCAGGCGTTATTTATACCGGGGGAGGTATCTTGCGGGGCTCTTCGCCGAGCGAACAAAATAACAATTCAGGCAGGTTTGAAAAgcgccgaaaccacgacaggaaACCCAAATTGTACAAATGCAGATGTGAGTGGAAAAAGCTCTTGAGCTGGTTGCTCTGGCTTTCACCTTCGCTAAAAATAAAGCTGCCTTATTAGGGGCCGATGGGGGCCGAGATAAAGCatcttctgcccccccccccccccccccccccccgtgttttTCCGTGGCAGGGGGTTGTTCCGCGCAATGCCGTGGGATGTGGCTTTCCGGCCGTGCCCGGGGTAACAGGAAGggatggctgggctgggggcttgTGGCATTTTTGGGGAGGATCTGGGGGGTTTTAGGGGGCTgggtgaggtgggggggtctGTTTTTCTGGGAGTGTTTTTTGCTGGGGATGGTGTGATTTGGGGCTGGGCAgcgtggggtgtgggggggtgtgtgatgAGTTGTAACAGTCTCTGGGTGTAACGAGGCAGCCTGGGCAAAGCCACATCCTGCAGCACGATGGGACCCGGGGGGAGGAATTTTGGGGGGCTGAGAAAGGGAGAGACCATGGGGGGGGCTGATAGGGAACCAACAAAAGCCCTATTGGGACCTGCCCACCCCCACGAAACCCAGGCTGGGGTCTCcttccccgtgcctcagtttcccctctccgGACCatcccagggctggagcaccccacctttttggggggtgggggggctgcggtGAAGGTGGTGCCGCACCCCGGCCCCGGGAGGATATCGTGGGAGGCGGGAGGCGCTTCGCTTGCCaccccagtgctggtggcagcggggCCAGGGCTCCTCTGAGTCACCCGTGTCCCCACACCTGCAGCGGCCGGGGGGGGGTGCGAAGAGGGATGCTCACACCTgcggccccccccacccccaagccccatcctcctcctccttttgcagGGGAAATGATGGATGcgatgggcgggggggggggtaatcgaaggagtggagggagaagggggcagagcaacggggggggggggggaggggggagtgcTTAGCACCAAATCGTGGGTACACCCGCAGCGGTGGCACAGCACCCACCCTACTGGGGGCACCCACGTTTGTCCATAGACATCCCCCCCAGAGCTGGGgcgggggaattggggggggcaCATGCCACAAGCTGTCCTTACCCCACAGCCAACCTTAGCTCTGGTGGGGTAAAGTAGGGCTGTgatgccccagcccccccccataGCACTGAGGATGCCTTGAAAGGATGGGGGGGGGATAAGACCCCCCCCAGGGGTGCCGA comes from the Numenius arquata chromosome 21, bNumArq3.hap1.1, whole genome shotgun sequence genome and includes:
- the LOC141474284 gene encoding peptide methionine sulfoxide reductase MsrA 1-like, with protein sequence MLGAGVLPSPAEALPGRPQRLRVAATHAVNGNPVVPPFPEEMQTAVFGMGCFWGAEQLFWRTPGVFSTQVGYTGGFTPNPTYEEVRTGLTGHAEVVRVIFDPQKISYEELLKLFWENHDPTQGMRQQEDLGTQYRSVIFTLGPHQQAAALRSRALYQQELRERRRGDITTAIEPAGDFYYAEDRHQQYLHKVPGGSCDMKGTGVTCPITP